A DNA window from Microcystis aeruginosa NIES-843 contains the following coding sequences:
- the folE gene encoding GTP cyclohydrolase I FolE: MTLAKSKAIFDNDDYNHFPEVITEPKSPVSEAEMMQAVRTLLLGLGEDPDREGLRDTPKRVVKALKFLTSGYQQSLDELLNGAVFHENANEMVLIRDIDIFSSCEHHILPIIGRAHVAYIPNGKVIGLSKIARICEMYARRLQVQERLTAQIADALQGLLQPQGVAVVIEATHMCMVMRGVEKPGSWTSTSAVRGIFADSAKTRQEFMSLIRHSPDFH; the protein is encoded by the coding sequence ATGACCTTAGCTAAGTCCAAAGCAATTTTCGACAATGATGACTACAATCACTTTCCCGAAGTGATTACCGAACCTAAATCGCCGGTATCGGAAGCCGAGATGATGCAAGCAGTACGAACACTGCTGTTAGGATTAGGAGAAGATCCCGATCGCGAAGGTTTACGAGACACTCCTAAACGAGTAGTAAAAGCCCTAAAATTTCTCACTTCTGGTTATCAGCAATCCCTGGATGAATTGCTGAATGGGGCAGTTTTTCACGAGAATGCTAACGAGATGGTTTTAATCCGAGACATCGATATTTTTAGCTCCTGTGAACACCATATTTTACCGATAATCGGCCGCGCTCATGTTGCCTATATTCCTAACGGGAAAGTGATCGGTTTATCGAAAATTGCCCGCATCTGTGAAATGTACGCCAGACGACTGCAAGTACAGGAACGTTTAACCGCACAAATTGCCGATGCTTTGCAAGGATTACTACAACCTCAAGGGGTAGCTGTGGTGATTGAAGCGACTCATATGTGTATGGTAATGCGCGGGGTTGAAAAACCCGGTTCTTGGACTTCTACGAGTGCCGTGCGCGGTATTTTTGCCGATTCTGCTAAGACTCGTCAAGAGTTTATGAGTTTGATTCGTCATAGTCCCGATTTTCACTAA
- the def gene encoding peptide deformylase: MIFRAKQLIFRQMTQVLTITQLGNPILQQKAAAIDNLLDADCQNLIDSLITTVQAAHGVGIAAPQVARSLRLFIVASHPNPRYPDAPMMPPTAVINPRILRVSEEMVKGWEGCLSVPNLRGFVPRHQWIEVAYCDRNGREIRQVFRDFVARIFQHEYDHLEGILFLDRLASPADLYSEEEYQKISNIAEYKR, translated from the coding sequence ATGATTTTCAGAGCGAAACAATTAATCTTTAGACAGATGACGCAAGTTTTAACAATCACCCAATTAGGAAATCCAATTCTACAGCAAAAAGCAGCAGCGATCGATAATCTTCTCGATGCTGACTGTCAAAATTTGATCGATTCCCTGATTACCACCGTGCAAGCTGCCCACGGGGTGGGAATCGCCGCGCCCCAAGTTGCTCGGTCTCTGCGTCTGTTTATCGTTGCTTCTCACCCCAATCCTCGTTATCCCGACGCTCCGATGATGCCACCCACTGCCGTGATTAATCCTCGCATTTTGCGGGTCAGCGAGGAAATGGTCAAGGGTTGGGAAGGTTGCCTCAGTGTCCCCAATTTACGCGGTTTTGTCCCCCGTCATCAGTGGATCGAGGTGGCCTATTGCGATCGCAATGGTCGCGAAATCCGTCAAGTTTTCAGGGATTTTGTCGCGCGCATCTTTCAACACGAATACGATCATCTGGAAGGAATCCTCTTTCTCGATCGCCTTGCTTCTCCGGCGGATTTATACTCGGAGGAAGAATACCAAAAAATCAGTAATATTGCTGAATATAAGCGATAA
- the dnaA gene encoding chromosomal replication initiator protein DnaA — MDSSAQQLWHNLLERLKLLLTRPAFETWFQTATVKEWQNDRLVIQAANPFILNHLQKNYLSTIAEVVQDIVGYPVEIQLTAQQGDLIAIFQPHTSLESELSPTNQLNPKYNFSRFVVGPTNRMAHAAALAVAELPGREFNPLFLCGGVGLGKTHLMQAIGHYRLELYPQSRVFYVSTEQFTNDLITAIRQDSMESFRNHYRHADILLVDDLQFIEGKEYTQEEFFHTFNTLHEAGKQVVLASDRLPKQIPSLQDRLISRFSMGLVADIQAPDIETRMAILQKKAEYENLRLPREVIEYIAVNYTSNIRELEGALIRATTYISISGLPMTVENIAPVLNPPMAKIATSPEIIMAVVAEKFQLSIADLKGNSRRREISFARQIGMYLMRQHTDLSLPRIGEEFGGKDHTTVIYSCDKINLSQHQDRQLQEILAQLIERINSLSRNQ; from the coding sequence GTGGACAGCAGCGCCCAACAACTTTGGCATAATCTCCTAGAGCGTCTAAAATTACTATTAACCCGTCCCGCTTTCGAGACTTGGTTTCAAACGGCGACGGTTAAAGAATGGCAAAACGATCGCTTAGTAATTCAGGCTGCCAATCCCTTTATTCTTAACCATCTTCAGAAAAATTATCTGTCAACAATTGCCGAAGTAGTGCAGGATATCGTCGGTTATCCCGTCGAGATTCAACTCACGGCACAACAGGGCGATTTGATCGCTATTTTCCAGCCTCACACTAGCTTAGAATCAGAATTATCTCCCACCAATCAACTTAACCCTAAATATAATTTTTCCCGTTTTGTTGTCGGGCCAACTAATCGCATGGCCCACGCGGCCGCTTTAGCGGTGGCGGAATTACCTGGACGCGAATTTAACCCGCTTTTTCTCTGTGGTGGGGTGGGGTTAGGTAAAACCCATTTAATGCAAGCGATCGGTCATTATCGTCTAGAATTATATCCCCAATCTAGGGTTTTTTATGTATCGACGGAACAATTTACGAATGATTTAATCACCGCTATCCGTCAAGATAGTATGGAAAGTTTTCGTAATCATTATCGCCATGCGGACATATTATTAGTGGATGATCTGCAATTTATTGAAGGAAAAGAATACACTCAAGAAGAATTTTTTCATACCTTTAATACCCTGCACGAAGCGGGAAAACAGGTAGTTTTAGCCTCCGATCGCCTCCCCAAACAGATTCCCAGTTTACAGGATCGTTTAATTTCTCGATTTTCTATGGGATTAGTCGCCGATATCCAAGCACCGGATATCGAAACTCGCATGGCAATTTTACAAAAAAAGGCCGAGTACGAAAATCTGCGTCTCCCAAGAGAAGTTATCGAATATATTGCCGTTAATTATACTTCTAATATTCGCGAATTAGAGGGGGCATTAATCCGGGCTACCACTTATATTTCTATCTCTGGATTGCCGATGACGGTAGAAAATATCGCGCCGGTTTTAAATCCACCAATGGCCAAAATTGCCACTTCTCCTGAGATTATTATGGCGGTAGTAGCGGAAAAGTTTCAACTCTCGATCGCCGATCTAAAAGGAAATTCCCGCCGACGAGAAATTAGTTTTGCCCGACAGATTGGGATGTATTTGATGCGTCAACACACGGATTTAAGCTTACCGCGCATTGGCGAAGAATTTGGCGGCAAAGATCACACCACCGTTATTTATAGCTGTGATAAAATCAACCTTTCCCAGCATCAAGACCGACAATTACAAGAAATCTTAGCCCAACTAATCGAGCGAATTAACTCCCTCAGTCGCAATCAGTAG
- a CDS encoding heme o synthase yields the protein MTGTQALRHHDNFLQVAKSYYQLTKPRIIPLLLITTAAAMEIASKGQVSPLLLFLTLLGGTLAAAAAQTLNCIYDRDIDHTMLRTRARPIPSGRVQPLHALIFALVLASLSLALFVFFVNTLSGFLAMTGIAFYMLIYTHLLKRHSIQNIVIGGAAGSIPPLVGWAAVTGDLGWIPWILFAIIFLWTPPHFWALALMIKDDYAEVDIPMMPVVKGEEATSEQIWLYTLIVVPFTFLLIYPLAACGVVYGVAALVLGFVFLKKAWRLKQNPFDRDIARSLFKYSILYMMLLCTAMVIDSLPMTSHLIATIASLFSCS from the coding sequence ATGACTGGAACTCAAGCCCTTCGCCACCACGATAATTTTTTACAAGTCGCTAAAAGTTATTATCAACTCACTAAACCGCGAATTATTCCTCTACTGCTGATTACTACGGCCGCTGCCATGGAAATCGCCTCTAAAGGTCAGGTTTCCCCCCTCTTACTCTTTCTTACTCTCCTCGGTGGCACTCTCGCCGCCGCCGCCGCTCAAACCTTAAACTGCATCTATGATCGCGACATCGATCACACCATGCTTCGTACTCGCGCCCGTCCGATCCCCTCCGGTCGCGTGCAACCCCTCCACGCCCTCATTTTTGCCCTCGTTTTAGCCTCCCTTTCTCTAGCACTTTTTGTCTTTTTTGTCAATACTTTGAGCGGATTTTTAGCAATGACCGGTATCGCATTTTATATGCTGATTTATACCCATCTGCTCAAGCGTCATAGTATCCAAAATATTGTTATCGGTGGCGCGGCTGGCTCGATTCCTCCCCTCGTCGGTTGGGCGGCAGTAACGGGCGATCTCGGTTGGATTCCCTGGATTTTATTCGCCATTATTTTCCTTTGGACTCCTCCCCATTTTTGGGCTTTGGCTTTAATGATCAAGGATGATTATGCAGAAGTAGATATACCGATGATGCCCGTAGTTAAAGGGGAAGAAGCCACTAGCGAGCAGATTTGGCTCTATACTTTAATCGTCGTTCCTTTCACTTTCCTCCTGATTTATCCCTTGGCTGCCTGTGGTGTGGTCTATGGTGTAGCGGCTTTGGTTTTAGGGTTTGTTTTCCTGAAAAAAGCTTGGCGATTAAAACAGAATCCTTTTGATCGGGATATCGCTCGATCGCTGTTTAAATATTCCATTCTTTACATGATGTTATTATGTACAGCTATGGTGATCGATAGTTTACCCATGACCTCTCATCTCATCGCTACAATTGCCAGTTTATTCTCCTGTAGTTAG
- a CDS encoding COX15/CtaA family protein — MTESVFNPTPLRETGNIQVWMRRLVWKIAIATFALMVVGAATRVMNAGLACPDWPLCYGQWIPSQQMNLQVFLEWFHRLDASLIGFSTIALVGLSCWYRRHLPPWLWPSAIAALALILLQGVLGGLTVTQLLRFDIVTAHLATALLFFATLIVIAICLTPYRGTGTVGKLTGMGMVATSLVYLQCLLGGLVGSRWAAHQCLTVSQLCTVMNSHIIGVFPATISVLTLVFFAWRAAAIHPLLKKLAFSAGGLVALQVFLGVATLKLHLQVEPLTITHHSIGALLVGTLVAFTTFALRDRSFAPISHL; from the coding sequence ATGACCGAATCTGTTTTTAACCCGACACCCCTAAGAGAAACCGGCAATATTCAGGTGTGGATGCGCCGCTTAGTCTGGAAAATTGCGATCGCTACTTTCGCCCTCATGGTGGTGGGCGCTGCCACCAGAGTTATGAACGCCGGTTTAGCTTGTCCCGATTGGCCCCTCTGTTACGGTCAATGGATTCCCAGTCAGCAGATGAATCTACAGGTATTTCTGGAGTGGTTTCATCGTCTCGATGCCTCTTTGATCGGGTTTAGTACGATCGCTCTCGTCGGTCTGTCTTGCTGGTATCGTCGCCATCTTCCCCCTTGGCTGTGGCCATCTGCGATCGCCGCCTTGGCTTTAATTCTCCTGCAAGGAGTCCTGGGAGGATTAACCGTCACCCAATTACTGCGATTTGACATCGTAACCGCCCATTTAGCCACAGCTTTGCTCTTTTTTGCCACCTTAATCGTCATTGCTATTTGTCTGACTCCCTACCGTGGCACAGGTACGGTCGGAAAACTAACCGGGATGGGAATGGTCGCCACCAGTCTAGTTTATCTGCAATGTCTCCTCGGCGGTCTCGTCGGTTCCCGTTGGGCAGCCCATCAGTGTTTAACGGTTTCCCAACTCTGCACGGTGATGAATAGCCACATTATCGGGGTTTTTCCCGCCACTATCTCGGTTTTAACCCTAGTTTTCTTCGCTTGGCGAGCTGCCGCTATCCATCCTCTCCTCAAAAAACTAGCTTTTAGCGCCGGGGGATTAGTCGCCCTACAGGTGTTTTTAGGCGTTGCCACCCTGAAACTACATCTCCAGGTGGAACCCTTAACCATTACCCACCACAGCATCGGTGCGCTATTGGTGGGAACCCTCGTCGCTTTTACCACTTTTGCCCTTCGCGATCGTTCTTTCGCGCCTATAAGCCATCTCTAA
- a CDS encoding cytochrome c oxidase subunit II, whose amino-acid sequence MKIPSSILTLVLGITLTLISLWYGQNHGLMPVAASEDAQEIDNIFNLMMTIATGLFLIVEGVIIYIVIRFRRKPGDQTDGPAVEGNVPLEIFWTAIPTVIVFILAVYSFEIYNNIGGLDPLISKGGKGEIAHHSHHHGTMMAMGGDRRVSLGIGNSYDGEGVPPLVVNVKGIQYAWIFTYPETGIVSGELHAPVNRPVQLNMEAGDVIHAFWVPQLRLKQDVIPGQETVLSFTSNQIGQYPIICAELCGAYHGGMKSSFVVHSQADYDQWVQDNTIAEVDSDRTVAMTTKDRSDSQYLTPYTEEMGINGEILAQVAHQQQM is encoded by the coding sequence GTGAAAATTCCCAGCAGTATCCTGACGCTCGTACTCGGGATCACCTTAACCTTAATTAGTCTCTGGTATGGCCAAAATCATGGCTTAATGCCTGTGGCCGCTTCTGAAGATGCTCAGGAGATAGATAATATCTTTAATCTGATGATGACCATCGCCACGGGACTATTTTTAATAGTTGAAGGCGTGATTATCTATATAGTGATTCGCTTTCGCCGTAAACCGGGGGATCAAACCGACGGGCCGGCAGTGGAGGGCAATGTCCCCCTAGAAATCTTCTGGACAGCCATCCCGACGGTAATCGTTTTTATCCTTGCCGTCTATAGCTTCGAGATTTATAACAATATCGGCGGTCTCGATCCCTTGATTTCCAAGGGTGGCAAAGGAGAAATCGCCCACCACAGTCATCACCACGGCACGATGATGGCCATGGGCGGCGATCGCAGAGTATCCCTAGGTATCGGCAATTCCTACGATGGTGAAGGAGTTCCCCCCCTAGTGGTCAATGTTAAAGGCATTCAATACGCTTGGATCTTCACCTATCCCGAAACTGGCATTGTTTCCGGGGAACTGCACGCTCCCGTCAATCGCCCCGTGCAACTGAATATGGAAGCGGGGGATGTGATCCATGCTTTCTGGGTTCCCCAATTGCGTCTAAAACAGGACGTTATCCCCGGACAGGAAACGGTCTTATCGTTCACATCCAACCAAATTGGTCAATATCCGATCATTTGTGCGGAACTTTGCGGGGCCTATCACGGCGGCATGAAATCTAGCTTTGTAGTTCACTCCCAAGCCGATTACGACCAATGGGTGCAGGATAACACGATCGCCGAAGTTGACAGCGATCGAACTGTAGCCATGACCACTAAAGATCGCTCTGATAGTCAATATTTGACCCCCTACACCGAAGAAATGGGCATAAACGGTGAAATCCTCGCCCAAGTTGCCCATCAGCAGCAAATGTAA
- the ctaD gene encoding cytochrome c oxidase subunit I — translation MTASTEITTPATVPEVIHHRKWTDYFTFCTDHKVIGIQYLVTAFLFFFIGGAFAEVLRTELATPDPDFVSPELYNQFMTMHGTIMIFLWIVPVGAGFANYLIPLMIGAEDMAFPRLNAVAFWLNPPGGLLLLSSFFVGAPQSGWTSYPPLSLISGKWGEELWILSLLLIGTSSILGSINFITTILKMRIPEMDLYSMPLFCWAMLATSTLVLLSTPVLASALVLLSFDLIAGTSFFNPAGGGDPVVYQHMFWFYSHPAVYIMILPFFGTISEILPVHARKPIFGYRAIAYSSLTICFLGLIVWAHHMFTSGTPGWLRMFFMAATMLIAVPTGIKIFSWCATLWGGKLSLNTSLLFGIGFLSSFLIGGLTGIMLASVPFDIHVHDTYFVVGHFHYVLFGGTAMALFAAVYHWFPKMTGRMYNETLGRIHFVLSFIGLNLTFMPMHELGLLGMNRRIALYDVQFQDLNVLSTAGAYILGISSIPFAINMVWSAFKGQPAGRNPWRALTLEWQTSSPPIIENFEEMPILWSGPYDYGIDMEESEAAESVQDLLAEVGAESQ, via the coding sequence ATGACAGCATCAACGGAAATAACCACCCCAGCAACCGTTCCCGAGGTGATCCATCACCGCAAGTGGACCGATTACTTTACTTTCTGCACCGATCATAAAGTCATCGGTATTCAATATCTGGTGACTGCCTTTCTTTTCTTCTTTATTGGCGGTGCTTTCGCAGAAGTGCTGCGGACGGAATTAGCCACTCCTGACCCCGATTTTGTCTCCCCAGAACTATATAACCAATTCATGACCATGCACGGAACGATCATGATCTTTCTTTGGATCGTTCCAGTTGGGGCAGGTTTTGCCAATTATCTCATTCCCCTGATGATTGGGGCCGAAGATATGGCTTTTCCTCGTCTTAACGCTGTGGCTTTCTGGCTTAACCCCCCCGGCGGGCTGCTATTATTATCCAGTTTCTTTGTCGGCGCCCCCCAGTCCGGTTGGACTTCCTACCCACCTTTAAGCTTAATTAGCGGCAAATGGGGGGAAGAATTGTGGATTTTGAGCCTTTTATTGATCGGGACTTCTTCGATTTTAGGCTCGATTAATTTCATCACCACGATCCTGAAAATGCGGATTCCTGAGATGGATTTGTACAGTATGCCGCTATTTTGTTGGGCAATGCTGGCCACCTCGACTCTGGTACTGCTTTCCACTCCCGTTCTCGCTTCTGCTCTTGTTCTCTTGTCCTTTGATTTAATCGCTGGCACGAGCTTTTTTAACCCTGCCGGCGGCGGCGATCCGGTGGTTTATCAGCATATGTTCTGGTTTTACTCCCATCCTGCTGTTTATATCATGATTTTGCCCTTTTTCGGCACTATATCGGAGATATTACCGGTTCATGCGCGTAAACCGATTTTTGGTTATCGAGCGATCGCCTATTCCAGTCTCACCATCTGTTTCTTGGGTTTAATCGTCTGGGCCCACCATATGTTCACCAGCGGCACCCCCGGCTGGTTACGGATGTTTTTCATGGCGGCAACTATGTTAATCGCCGTTCCCACGGGCATTAAAATCTTTAGTTGGTGTGCCACCCTTTGGGGGGGTAAACTTAGTCTCAATACGTCTTTATTATTTGGGATCGGTTTCCTGTCTTCCTTCCTCATCGGTGGTTTGACTGGGATTATGTTGGCTTCTGTTCCCTTCGATATCCACGTCCACGATACCTATTTTGTCGTCGGTCACTTCCATTATGTACTATTTGGTGGTACGGCAATGGCCCTGTTTGCTGCCGTTTACCATTGGTTCCCGAAAATGACCGGACGGATGTATAACGAGACTCTCGGTCGTATCCACTTTGTTCTCAGTTTTATCGGTTTGAATTTAACTTTCATGCCGATGCACGAATTGGGATTATTGGGTATGAACCGTCGTATTGCCCTGTATGATGTGCAGTTTCAGGATTTAAATGTTCTTAGTACCGCAGGGGCTTATATTCTCGGTATATCGAGTATTCCCTTTGCTATTAATATGGTCTGGAGTGCCTTTAAAGGTCAACCGGCTGGTCGTAATCCTTGGCGCGCTTTAACCCTAGAATGGCAAACCTCCTCCCCCCCAATTATCGAGAATTTTGAGGAAATGCCGATTCTTTGGTCTGGCCCCTACGATTACGGTATTGATATGGAAGAATCGGAAGCAGCGGAATCAGTACAAGATCTCCTCGCTGAAGTGGGTGCTGAATCCCAATAA
- a CDS encoding cytochrome c oxidase subunit 3 has product MQGSTLEDSQLSVNYHQETVEHGHHGHPDHRLFGVVLFLVAESSIFLGLFAAFLFYRTMLPVWPPAGTPELELTLPTINTIILVSSSFVMHIGQKAIKQNNNAGLQLWFGITALMGIIFLCGQGYEYYHAEFGLTTNVFTSAFYALTGFHGLHVTFGLVLILSVLWRSRQKDHYSSQSHFGVEAAELYWHFVDVVWIILFLLVYILR; this is encoded by the coding sequence ATGCAAGGTTCAACGCTCGAAGATTCTCAACTCTCTGTCAATTATCATCAGGAAACGGTGGAACACGGACATCATGGCCACCCGGATCATCGCTTATTCGGTGTGGTTTTGTTTCTAGTGGCGGAAAGTTCCATCTTTTTAGGCTTATTTGCCGCTTTCTTGTTCTACCGTACCATGTTACCCGTTTGGCCCCCCGCCGGCACGCCAGAATTAGAGTTAACCCTACCGACAATTAACACGATTATTCTGGTGTCCAGTAGTTTTGTTATGCACATAGGACAAAAGGCGATTAAACAAAACAATAATGCCGGTTTACAATTGTGGTTCGGCATTACTGCTCTGATGGGAATTATCTTCCTTTGTGGTCAAGGATACGAATATTATCACGCTGAATTCGGTCTGACAACTAATGTTTTCACCAGCGCTTTTTATGCCTTAACCGGATTCCACGGTCTCCACGTTACTTTTGGTTTAGTGCTAATTCTATCTGTCCTCTGGCGTTCTCGTCAAAAAGACCACTATTCTAGTCAATCTCACTTTGGTGTCGAAGCGGCAGAATTATACTGGCATTTCGTCGATGTGGTCTGGATTATCCTGTTTTTACTGGTGTATATCTTGAGATAA
- a CDS encoding acyl carrier protein has product MNSNSNLNNLVQNWLVKQLADQLSLDAKTINVTEPLTRYGLDSIDAVTMVGDLEDWVGQELPSTLFWDYSTIEKASLFLVENYDLSNLSGEETPAEVAPIAEKAEPAVSGGKGWSLFGRR; this is encoded by the coding sequence ATGAACTCCAACTCCAATCTTAATAATCTCGTACAAAATTGGTTAGTTAAACAGTTAGCCGATCAGTTATCTTTGGATGCAAAAACGATTAATGTGACTGAACCTTTAACCCGTTATGGTTTAGATTCGATCGATGCGGTAACGATGGTCGGTGATCTAGAAGATTGGGTCGGTCAAGAGTTACCTTCTACCCTTTTCTGGGATTATTCTACTATTGAAAAAGCGTCTCTTTTCCTAGTAGAAAACTACGATCTTTCTAATCTTTCCGGTGAGGAAACCCCCGCAGAAGTTGCTCCCATCGCTGAAAAAGCTGAACCGGCCGTTAGTGGTGGCAAAGGTTGGAGTTTATTCGGTCGTCGTTAA
- a CDS encoding acyl-CoA dehydrogenase family protein, with protein MKKLKQYWTAEALEKDLGDPLNPDNPLSYKRVIEIDESEEFPHEEIRWLYDWKLQHYYIPTDCGGEFTSFEEFVAFVRVLSRRDQTIGIAFTTLFWSFLNWMAGTPEQKQKLARFIMDDYGAMCLGYSEKEHGSDLINGDLTATKVEGGYILNGEKWPINRATISGVSFILAKTDANGGPKCLTLFMVDKRQLDPEKYYNLPKIYTHGVRASDMSGIGFKDCFVPDSMRLREEGDGLELALKGFQITRMLCAAFSHGAADTALRTTLGFAVNRVIYNKTVMDLPQPRRTLVDAFLDILICDCETIPAARGFHIIPEQFSVWASVVKYFVTVRLEEMVNSVYVVLGSRFYMREEHEFGIFQKLLRDNSIISMFDGSSIVNLHALILQLRPLTKYRAKRNSRTMSALKTRLEAIFSLEKSVPPFEPNNLELFGRGMDDSLQGLEIALDMLEGLKDSQEVDPEVLENLLMLGNLVLEELNAHDEQISQSKFEYGHDQSPELFEIAKKYCTLHAASACLHTWLYNRSILGEFFARGEWLVLSLHRLLRTLRPLPYTLSEVYVENVAQELLKLYRENQHFSIVPFQLAHSQTTEEKTHELQLQS; from the coding sequence ATGAAAAAGCTTAAGCAATACTGGACTGCTGAAGCACTGGAAAAAGACTTAGGCGATCCTCTCAATCCCGATAACCCTCTATCCTACAAGCGGGTGATCGAAATTGACGAGAGCGAAGAATTTCCCCACGAGGAAATTCGCTGGTTATACGACTGGAAACTCCAACACTACTACATTCCCACGGATTGCGGCGGTGAGTTCACCTCTTTTGAGGAATTTGTCGCTTTTGTGCGGGTACTTTCCCGACGGGATCAAACTATCGGCATCGCTTTTACTACCCTATTCTGGTCGTTTTTAAACTGGATGGCGGGAACCCCGGAACAGAAACAGAAGCTCGCCCGTTTTATCATGGATGACTATGGGGCGATGTGTCTGGGTTACTCGGAAAAGGAACACGGCAGCGATCTGATCAATGGTGATCTGACCGCGACGAAGGTGGAAGGAGGTTATATTCTCAATGGTGAGAAATGGCCGATTAACCGGGCGACTATCTCTGGAGTTTCCTTTATTTTGGCGAAAACCGATGCTAACGGCGGGCCAAAGTGTTTAACCCTATTTATGGTAGATAAACGGCAATTAGACCCCGAAAAATACTATAATTTGCCGAAAATATACACCCATGGCGTGCGCGCCTCGGATATGAGTGGCATTGGTTTTAAGGATTGTTTCGTCCCCGATTCCATGCGTTTACGGGAGGAGGGAGACGGTTTAGAATTAGCCCTGAAAGGTTTCCAGATTACCCGAATGTTGTGCGCCGCTTTTTCCCACGGGGCAGCCGATACCGCTTTAAGAACTACCCTCGGTTTTGCCGTTAATCGGGTAATTTATAACAAAACTGTGATGGATTTGCCCCAACCCCGGCGCACTCTCGTGGATGCTTTCCTTGACATCCTTATTTGTGATTGCGAGACGATTCCGGCCGCGAGAGGTTTTCATATTATCCCCGAACAGTTTAGCGTCTGGGCTTCGGTGGTAAAATATTTTGTCACCGTCCGTCTGGAGGAGATGGTTAATAGTGTTTATGTGGTCTTGGGATCGCGTTTTTATATGCGAGAAGAACACGAATTCGGCATCTTCCAGAAGCTACTGCGGGATAATTCGATTATCAGTATGTTTGACGGCAGTTCGATCGTCAATCTTCATGCTTTAATCCTACAATTGCGTCCTTTAACTAAATATCGGGCTAAACGCAACTCGCGCACCATGTCGGCGTTAAAAACCCGTTTAGAGGCGATTTTTAGCCTAGAAAAGTCAGTTCCTCCCTTTGAACCCAATAATTTAGAATTATTTGGCCGGGGAATGGATGATTCCCTACAGGGTTTAGAGATTGCCCTTGATATGCTGGAAGGATTGAAAGATTCTCAGGAGGTGGACCCGGAAGTATTAGAAAATCTGTTGATGTTGGGTAATTTAGTTTTAGAGGAACTAAATGCTCACGATGAACAGATTAGTCAATCGAAATTCGAGTATGGTCACGACCAATCACCCGAATTGTTCGAGATTGCCAAGAAATACTGTACTTTACACGCCGCTTCCGCTTGTTTACACACTTGGCTTTATAATCGTTCCATCTTGGGTGAATTTTTTGCCCGGGGGGAATGGTTGGTGTTGAGTTTACACCGATTACTGCGAACTCTCCGGCCGCTGCCTTACACTCTATCTGAGGTGTATGTAGAAAATGTTGCCCAAGAATTGCTGAAATTATATCGAGAAAATCAACATTTTTCGATCGTGCCTTTTCAATTAGCCCATTCACAAACTACCGAGGAAAAAACCCATGAACTCCAACTCCAATCTTAA